A region of the Stutzerimonas stutzeri genome:
GCAACTCAACCCTGAAGAAGCGCTGGTCGCCGCCACCGACATTCTTGCTGGCAATTGGCAGGCAGCGTTCGACTACCGAGCAAAGCTCGCGCCGCTGCGCGTCGTCGCAGTCGACGAACTCGATCTGCCTGGCGCGCGCTAGACCTGGGGCTGCGGCAAATCCCCCTTGGCGCGAGACGCGGAGTGATGTTTCCGGCCCCAGTGATGGCATTTTCATCGTGCCTCCTCAGCGTAGTGCGACGCCCACCGACGTCCATGCTTCATATAGCGCCTGAACCTGCGGCGACTGGCGACCAGACAGCTGCGTCGCGTGGGCCAGCGTCGCTTCGGCGAACGTAGTGAAATCCGCGTCGTTCGGTAGCTGTGGGTCACAAATGGTGTTGTACCAGATGCGTCCTGCTTGGTCCCAGGCGTAACCACCGAGGGCCGTAGCAGTGAGGTAGAACGCCCGGTTAGGAATACCCGAGTTTAGGTGCACGCCGCCATTGTCCTCACGGGTTTCGATGAAGTCGCGCATGTGCGCCGGTTGCGGGTCGCGGCCGAGCAACGGGTCGTCATAGGCACTACCTGGATTGGCCATGGAGCGCAGCGCCACACCCTGCACCTTGTCAGTGAGCAACTCGGCACCGATCAACCAGTCCGCCTCTACGGCGCTCTGGCGCAGGGCGTACTGCTTGGTCAGTACGCCAAAAACGTCTGATACGGACTCGTTCAACGCTCCCGACTGGTTGAAATAGACCAAACCTGCTTCGCTCTCGATCAGCCCGTGTGCGAGCTCGTGTGCGACCACATCGAGCGATCGCGTGAAGCGCTGGAACAGCTCGCCATCGCCATCACCAAAAACCATCTGCTCGCCATTCCAGAATGCGTTTTCATAGCCTTGGCCGTAGTGCACAGTGCCGATCAGCGGCATGCCCAGATCGTCAATCGAGTCGCGTTGGAACACCTGCCAAAAGAACTCATAGGTTGCGCCGAGTCCATCGTAGGCCTCGTCCACCGCCGGATC
Encoded here:
- a CDS encoding protealysin inhibitor emfourin, which translates into the protein MKMPSLGPETSLRVSRQGGFAAAPGLARARQIEFVDCDDAQRRELCSVVERCLPIASKNVGGGDQRFFRVELHYRREDADAEMILQIAEERAPRELVQLWQDGAIPTER
- a CDS encoding M4 family metallopeptidase, translated to MPMHAFIPPYILDRIIDRGSPYQRERALGTLDHLHSLLPNPGPPHPTAIAAFGEQRTPGHPQRLIHDAEQRMQLPGTPRRREGQPATGDPAVDEAYDGLGATYEFFWQVFQRDSIDDLGMPLIGTVHYGQGYENAFWNGEQMVFGDGDGELFQRFTRSLDVVAHELAHGLIESEAGLVYFNQSGALNESVSDVFGVLTKQYALRQSAVEADWLIGAELLTDKVQGVALRSMANPGSAYDDPLLGRDPQPAHMRDFIETREDNGGVHLNSGIPNRAFYLTATALGGYAWDQAGRIWYNTICDPQLPNDADFTTFAEATLAHATQLSGRQSPQVQALYEAWTSVGVALR